The following coding sequences lie in one Spinacia oleracea cultivar Varoflay chromosome 1, BTI_SOV_V1, whole genome shotgun sequence genomic window:
- the LOC110803873 gene encoding uncharacterized protein: MARVIPSTFSLYTCSTPSFSPRNPTKTLYHQNLTHRTPLLVCNASKKPSFVDQILDYIEGGPKLRKWYGAPDLLPKDGSLPEEEDVPDVEETRDAVLVTDGDSEIAQMVILSLIVKRTRVKALVKNRRAALEAFGTYVESLAGDANNMAFLKKALKGVRAVVCPTEGFLSKVGNLQGVQHVVLLSQLSVYKGADGIQALITSNAKKLAEEDESTLMASGIPYTIISAGSLENTPGGSQGFSFQEDCAAKGSLSKEDAAFICVEALSLVPETGFVVEVVNGEEKVSDWKQKFTELMEKGKGQ, from the exons ATGGCTCGTGTTATCCCctcaactttctctctctacactTGTTCAACTCCTTCATTTTCCCCACGAAATCCAACTAAAACTTTATACCATCAAAATCTTACTCATCGTACTCCTCTTTTGGTTTGCAATGCTAGCAAGAAACCCAGCTTTGTGGATCAAATTCTCGATTATATTGAAG GTGGGCCTAAATTAAGAAAATGGTATGGAGCACCTGATCTACTCCCAAAGGATGGATCATTACCTGAAGAAGAGGATGTTCCTG ATGTAGAAGAAACCAGAGATGCTGTTCTAGTCACTGATGGAGATAGCGAAATCGCCCAG ATGGTGATTCTGTCCTTGATTGTAAAACGAACCCGAGTAAAAGCACTGGTTAAAAATAGACGTGCTGCTCTAGAAGCCTTTGGAACCTATGTCGAG TCATTAGCCGGAGATGCAAATaacatggccttcttgaagaaGGCCTTGAAGGGTGTTCGAGCAGTTGTATGCCCAACT GAGGGTTTCCTGTCCAAAGTTGGGAACCTGCAAGGAGTTCAACATGTTGTTCTCTTATCTCAG TTATCTGTGTATAAAGGTGCTGATGGCATTCAAGCTCTTATAACGAGCAATGCAAAAAAGTTGGCTGAAGAAGATGAATCAACGTTAATGGCTTCAGGAATTCCCTATACTATTATCAGTGCTGGATCTCTGGAAAATACACCCGGTGGATCACAAGGGTTTAGCTTTCAAGAG GATTGTGCGGCAAAGGGAAGTCTCAGCAAGGAAGATGCCGCATTCATATGTGTTGAGGCCCTTAGCTTAGTGCCAGAGACTGGATTCGTAGTTGAG GTTGTCAACGGAGAGGAGAAGGTTTCAGACTGGAAGCAGAAATTTACAGAGTTGATGGAGAAGGGGAAAGGccaataa
- the LOC110803866 gene encoding serine/threonine-protein kinase GRIK1 isoform X1, with the protein MEMGCCGCFGFSRRHKAIARPKFRIDAFTSVLSQTPLLDDGDDDADADEDVDDGLYNGEDTSMTQGYDESEVTGGAQRAEEIINFKIRNGLICRQFEVKETRKLVRSEVKLQASVIKRCHAILKMLDPCWCGFMMCSLKDENGTKMINEYLREFKIGSGSYAKVVLYRSSIDGKHYAMKAFHKSHLLKQRVAPSETAMTDVFREVLIMKIVSHPNIVNLIEVINDPDTDHLYMVLEYVEGKWDCEGAGPPGGLGEAITRQYLRDIVSGLMYLHSHNIVHMDIKPQNLLVSRNGTVKIADFSVSQVFEGDNDVLRRSPGTPVITAPECCLGLTYHGKAADTWAVGITLYCMITGKFPFIGETLQDTYDKIVNDPIDLPDNLDSQLRNLVEGLLCKDPDQRLTLDMVAEHPWVIGEEGPLPEFLCWCKQNSSGRDLHDVDKEVLARGLEE; encoded by the exons ATGGAAATGGGCTGCTGTGGTTGCTTTGGGTTCTCGAGAAGGCATAAAGCAATTGCAAGGCCGAAGTTTCGAATTGATGCCTTTACGAGTGTTCTTTCTCAGACGCCTTTGTTAGATGATGGAGACGATGATGCTGATGCTGATGAGGATGTGGATGATGGTTTGTATAATGGGGAAGATACTAGTATGACACAAGGGTATGATGAAAGTGAGGTGACTGGTGGGGCACAAAGAGCAGAAGAGATTATTAATTTCAAGATTAGAAATGGGTTGATTTGCAGGCAATTTGAGGTCAAGGAAACTCGCAAACTCGTGCGTTCGGAG GTAAAATTGCAAGCATCCGTAATTAAAAGATGTCATGCAATCTTGAAAATGCTGGATCCATGTTGGTGTGGTTTTATGATGTGTTCGCTAAAA GATGAAAATGGGACTAAGATGATCAATGAGTATCTTCGCGAGTTTAAAATTGGGTCTGGGAGTTACGCCAAAGTG GTTCTTTACAGAAGCAGCATTGATGGAAAACATTATGCTATGAAG GCATTTCACAAGTCTCATTTGTTGAAGCAACGAGTTGCACCTTCTGAGACTGCTATGACAGATGTTTTTCGGGAG GTGCTGATTATGAAAATTGTAAGCCATCCCAACATAGTCAATCTTATCGAGGTGATTAATGATCCAGACACAGATCACCTCTACATGG TTCTTGAGTACGTGGAGGGCAAATGGGATTGTGAGGGTGCTGGACCACCTGGTGGCTTAGGGGAAGCTATCACGAGACAATATTTACGAGATATTGTTTCTGGGTTAATGTATCTTCATTCACAT AATATAGTGCATATGGACATAAAGCCTCAAAATCTTTTGGTTTCGCGTAATGGCACTGTAAAGATTGCAGATTTCAGTGTCAGCCAAGTTTTTGAG GGTGATAACGATGTGCTACGCCGCTCTCCTGGGACACCTGTTATAACTGCACCTGAGTGTTGCTTAG GTCTTACTTATCATGGCAAAGCTGCTGATACATGGGCAGTTGGTATCACCTTGTACTGTATGATAACGGGCAAGTTTCCCTTTATTGGAGAGACACTACAAGATACATATGACAAG ATTGTTAATGACCCCATTGATCTCCCAGATAATCTTGATTCGCAGCTCAGGAATTTAGTTGAGGGACTCCTCTGCAAAG ATCCCGATCAACGGTTGACATTAGATATGGTTGCTGAGCACCCGTGGGTTATTGGGGAAGAGGGGCCACTTCCCGAGTTTTTGTGCTGGTGCAAGCAAAATAGCTCGGGTAGGGATTTGCATGATGTGGATAAAGAGGTACTTGCACGAGGCTTGGAGGAATAA
- the LOC110803866 gene encoding serine/threonine-protein kinase GRIK1 isoform X2 — protein MEMGCCGCFGFSRRHKAIARPKFRIDAFTSVLSQTPLLDDGDDDADADEDVDDGLYNGEDTSMTQGYDESEVTGGAQRAEEIINFKIRNGLICRQFEVKETRKLVRSEDENGTKMINEYLREFKIGSGSYAKVVLYRSSIDGKHYAMKAFHKSHLLKQRVAPSETAMTDVFREVLIMKIVSHPNIVNLIEVINDPDTDHLYMVLEYVEGKWDCEGAGPPGGLGEAITRQYLRDIVSGLMYLHSHNIVHMDIKPQNLLVSRNGTVKIADFSVSQVFEGDNDVLRRSPGTPVITAPECCLGLTYHGKAADTWAVGITLYCMITGKFPFIGETLQDTYDKIVNDPIDLPDNLDSQLRNLVEGLLCKDPDQRLTLDMVAEHPWVIGEEGPLPEFLCWCKQNSSGRDLHDVDKEVLARGLEE, from the exons ATGGAAATGGGCTGCTGTGGTTGCTTTGGGTTCTCGAGAAGGCATAAAGCAATTGCAAGGCCGAAGTTTCGAATTGATGCCTTTACGAGTGTTCTTTCTCAGACGCCTTTGTTAGATGATGGAGACGATGATGCTGATGCTGATGAGGATGTGGATGATGGTTTGTATAATGGGGAAGATACTAGTATGACACAAGGGTATGATGAAAGTGAGGTGACTGGTGGGGCACAAAGAGCAGAAGAGATTATTAATTTCAAGATTAGAAATGGGTTGATTTGCAGGCAATTTGAGGTCAAGGAAACTCGCAAACTCGTGCGTTCGGAG GATGAAAATGGGACTAAGATGATCAATGAGTATCTTCGCGAGTTTAAAATTGGGTCTGGGAGTTACGCCAAAGTG GTTCTTTACAGAAGCAGCATTGATGGAAAACATTATGCTATGAAG GCATTTCACAAGTCTCATTTGTTGAAGCAACGAGTTGCACCTTCTGAGACTGCTATGACAGATGTTTTTCGGGAG GTGCTGATTATGAAAATTGTAAGCCATCCCAACATAGTCAATCTTATCGAGGTGATTAATGATCCAGACACAGATCACCTCTACATGG TTCTTGAGTACGTGGAGGGCAAATGGGATTGTGAGGGTGCTGGACCACCTGGTGGCTTAGGGGAAGCTATCACGAGACAATATTTACGAGATATTGTTTCTGGGTTAATGTATCTTCATTCACAT AATATAGTGCATATGGACATAAAGCCTCAAAATCTTTTGGTTTCGCGTAATGGCACTGTAAAGATTGCAGATTTCAGTGTCAGCCAAGTTTTTGAG GGTGATAACGATGTGCTACGCCGCTCTCCTGGGACACCTGTTATAACTGCACCTGAGTGTTGCTTAG GTCTTACTTATCATGGCAAAGCTGCTGATACATGGGCAGTTGGTATCACCTTGTACTGTATGATAACGGGCAAGTTTCCCTTTATTGGAGAGACACTACAAGATACATATGACAAG ATTGTTAATGACCCCATTGATCTCCCAGATAATCTTGATTCGCAGCTCAGGAATTTAGTTGAGGGACTCCTCTGCAAAG ATCCCGATCAACGGTTGACATTAGATATGGTTGCTGAGCACCCGTGGGTTATTGGGGAAGAGGGGCCACTTCCCGAGTTTTTGTGCTGGTGCAAGCAAAATAGCTCGGGTAGGGATTTGCATGATGTGGATAAAGAGGTACTTGCACGAGGCTTGGAGGAATAA
- the LOC110803879 gene encoding ubiquitin-like protein ATG12 isoform X1 yields the protein MASESPSAVRKVVIHLRATGDAPILKQQKFKKIKDGFVLGTFISKKSSVILVSGTDRFASVIDFLRRQLHKETLFVYINSAFSPNPDESVIDLYNNFGIDGKLVVNYACSMAWG from the exons ATGGCTTCCGAATCCCCCAGCGCTGTTCGAAAAG TCGTGATTCACTTGAGGGCAACTGGTGATGCTCCCATACTCAAGCAACAAAAATTCAAG AAAATTAAGGATGGGTTTGTTCTTGGCACCTTTATTTCTAAGAAATCATCTGTTATACTT GTCTCTGGCACTGACAGGTTTGCTAGTGTTATTGATTTTCTACGTCGCCAACTTCATAAAGAAACCTTG TTTGTGTACATCAACAGTGCCTTTTCTCCTAATCCAGATGAGTCGGTGATAGATCTCTACAAT AACTTTGGAATTGATGGTAAGCTGGTTGTCAATTATGCTTGTTCCATGGCTTGGGGCTGa
- the LOC110803879 gene encoding ubiquitin-like protein ATG12 isoform X2, whose translation MASESPSAVRKVVIHLRATGDAPILKQQKFKVSGTDRFASVIDFLRRQLHKETLFVYINSAFSPNPDESVIDLYNNFGIDGKLVVNYACSMAWG comes from the exons ATGGCTTCCGAATCCCCCAGCGCTGTTCGAAAAG TCGTGATTCACTTGAGGGCAACTGGTGATGCTCCCATACTCAAGCAACAAAAATTCAAG GTCTCTGGCACTGACAGGTTTGCTAGTGTTATTGATTTTCTACGTCGCCAACTTCATAAAGAAACCTTG TTTGTGTACATCAACAGTGCCTTTTCTCCTAATCCAGATGAGTCGGTGATAGATCTCTACAAT AACTTTGGAATTGATGGTAAGCTGGTTGTCAATTATGCTTGTTCCATGGCTTGGGGCTGa